The Lysobacter sp. genome includes a window with the following:
- the nuoL gene encoding NADH-quinone oxidoreductase subunit L, whose product MEHVISKSILVVIVLAPLIGAILAGLFGRRIGRVGAHSATILGVGISCALSCYVLWQLVAQGVSPFNQNLYTFFDVAGYDAHVGFMVDKLTAMMMVVVTFVSLLVHVYTIGYMAEDPGYQRFFSYISLFTFSMLMLVMSNNFLQLFFGWEAVGLVSYLLIGFWFKRPSAIFANMKAFLVNRVGDFGFLLGIAGVLFWFETLDYATVFANASSTIGGGQTVAIFSGHEWSVATVICICLFIGAMGKSAQVPLHVWLPDSMEGPTPISALIHAATMVTAGIFMVARMSPLFELSETALNFVLFIGATTAFFTGLIGIVQNDIKRVVAYSTLSQLGYMTVALGVSAYSAAVYHLMTHAFFKALLFLAAGSVIIGMHHEQDMRKMGGLRKYMPITFWTSVIGTLALVGTPFFSGFYSKDTIIEAAAHHAHESATWVANYAYLAVLLGAFVTSFYSFRLLYMTYFGEERFRHAHDADGHDDHAHHDAHAGHAQDDNGHDAHGHDDHGHHGAHEPHESPWVVTVPLILLAIPSVVIGFLTVGPMLFGTDWSGHHQQLPFFLGAIDVSGANDVIGKLKEEFHGPVAFALHGFMAPAFWLAFGGFALATLMYLIKPELPAKFAAFPPFALARRILENKYGMDDLWIGGFAGGGLLAGKLSRRNDEKVIDGFFVNGSARIVDLVSGLLRKTQSGYLYHYAFAMILGLIALLAVLIKFWR is encoded by the coding sequence GTGGAACATGTGATTTCCAAGTCCATCCTGGTCGTGATCGTCCTCGCGCCGCTGATCGGCGCGATCCTCGCCGGGCTGTTCGGCCGTCGCATCGGCCGGGTCGGCGCGCACAGCGCGACCATCCTCGGCGTCGGCATCAGCTGTGCATTGTCGTGCTATGTCCTGTGGCAACTGGTCGCGCAGGGCGTTTCGCCGTTCAACCAGAACCTGTACACCTTCTTCGATGTCGCCGGTTACGACGCCCACGTGGGTTTCATGGTCGACAAGCTGACCGCGATGATGATGGTCGTGGTGACTTTCGTCTCGCTGCTGGTGCACGTCTACACCATCGGTTACATGGCCGAAGATCCCGGTTACCAGCGCTTCTTCAGCTACATCAGCCTGTTCACGTTCTCGATGCTGATGCTGGTGATGAGCAACAATTTCCTGCAGCTGTTCTTCGGCTGGGAAGCGGTGGGCCTGGTGTCGTACCTGCTGATCGGTTTCTGGTTCAAGCGGCCGAGCGCGATCTTCGCGAACATGAAGGCATTCCTCGTCAACCGCGTCGGCGACTTCGGCTTCCTGCTCGGGATCGCCGGCGTGCTGTTCTGGTTCGAGACCCTCGATTACGCGACCGTGTTCGCGAACGCGTCCAGCACGATCGGCGGCGGCCAGACCGTTGCGATCTTCAGCGGCCACGAATGGTCGGTCGCGACCGTCATCTGCATCTGCCTGTTCATCGGTGCGATGGGCAAGTCGGCGCAGGTACCGCTGCACGTGTGGCTGCCGGATTCGATGGAGGGCCCGACCCCGATCTCGGCGCTGATCCACGCCGCGACGATGGTGACCGCCGGCATCTTCATGGTCGCGCGCATGTCGCCGCTGTTCGAGCTGTCGGAGACCGCGCTGAACTTCGTGCTGTTCATCGGTGCGACCACCGCGTTCTTCACCGGCCTGATCGGTATCGTCCAGAACGACATCAAGCGCGTCGTTGCGTACTCGACCTTGTCGCAACTGGGCTACATGACCGTGGCGCTCGGCGTGTCGGCCTATTCGGCGGCGGTCTATCACCTGATGACCCACGCCTTCTTCAAGGCGTTGCTGTTCCTCGCGGCCGGCTCGGTGATCATCGGCATGCACCACGAGCAGGACATGCGCAAGATGGGCGGCCTGCGCAAATACATGCCGATCACCTTCTGGACCAGCGTCATCGGCACGCTGGCGCTGGTCGGCACGCCGTTCTTCAGCGGGTTCTACTCGAAAGACACGATCATCGAGGCCGCAGCGCATCACGCGCACGAGTCGGCGACATGGGTCGCGAACTATGCTTACCTGGCCGTGTTGCTGGGCGCGTTCGTGACGTCGTTCTACAGCTTCCGCCTGCTGTACATGACGTATTTCGGCGAAGAGCGCTTCCGTCACGCGCACGACGCGGATGGCCATGATGATCACGCGCATCACGATGCGCATGCCGGGCATGCGCAGGACGACAACGGTCATGACGCGCACGGCCACGATGATCACGGCCATCACGGCGCGCATGAGCCTCACGAATCTCCATGGGTGGTGACCGTTCCGCTGATCCTGCTGGCGATCCCGTCGGTCGTGATCGGTTTCCTGACCGTCGGGCCGATGCTGTTCGGCACGGACTGGAGCGGCCATCACCAGCAGTTGCCGTTCTTCCTCGGCGCGATCGACGTAAGCGGGGCCAACGACGTGATCGGCAAGCTGAAGGAGGAATTCCACGGGCCGGTCGCGTTCGCGCTGCACGGTTTCATGGCCCCGGCGTTCTGGCTTGCGTTTGGCGGTTTCGCGCTTGCGACCCTCATGTATCTGATCAAACCGGAGCTGCCGGCGAAGTTCGCGGCGTTCCCGCCGTTCGCACTCGCGCGCCGGATCCTCGAAAACAAATACGGGATGGACGATCTGTGGATCGGCGGCTTCGCGGGCGGTGGTCTGCTCGCCGGCAAGCTTTCGCGCAGGAACGATGAGAAGGTCATCGATGGCTTCTTCGTCAACG
- the nuoF gene encoding NADH-quinone oxidoreductase subunit NuoF, whose product MAHHDTNPHATGPVGPAPKEHQVVYTTLHFDKPWSYENYLKTGGYSALRRIIEEKIPPEQVIEMVKGSGLRGRGGAGFPTGLKWSFMPKGTGMQKYILCNSDESEPGTCKDRDILRFNPHAVIEGMAIACYATGSAVAYNYLRGEFHHEPFEHLEEATAEAYKHGWLGKNVLGSGLDIDIHNALGAGAYICGEETALMESLEGKKGQPRFKPPFPANFGLYGRPTTINNTETYASVPAIIRNGAEWFLNLGKPNNGGPKIFSVSGHVAKPGNYEIRLGTSFADLLEMAGGVRNGHQLKAVIPGGSSMPVLPAETMMGLTMDYDAIQKAGSGLGSGAVIVMDETACMVRACQRIARFYFKESCGQCTPCREGTGWMYRMLTRIVEKQATMDDLHMLKAAAGQIEGHTICAFGEAAAWPVQGFLRHFWHEFEYAIVNRRFLVDDRRAGTVVEQATAEKVTA is encoded by the coding sequence ATGGCTCATCACGACACCAATCCGCACGCCACCGGTCCAGTCGGCCCCGCGCCGAAGGAACATCAGGTCGTCTACACCACGCTGCATTTCGACAAGCCGTGGTCGTACGAAAACTACCTGAAGACGGGCGGCTACAGTGCGCTGCGCAGGATCATCGAAGAAAAGATCCCGCCGGAACAGGTGATCGAAATGGTCAAGGGTTCCGGGCTGCGCGGCCGTGGTGGCGCGGGCTTTCCCACCGGCCTGAAGTGGAGCTTCATGCCCAAGGGCACCGGCATGCAGAAATACATCCTCTGCAACTCGGACGAATCCGAGCCGGGCACCTGCAAGGACCGCGACATCCTGCGTTTCAACCCGCATGCGGTGATCGAAGGCATGGCCATCGCGTGTTACGCGACCGGTTCGGCCGTCGCTTACAACTACCTGCGCGGCGAATTCCATCACGAGCCGTTCGAGCATCTGGAAGAAGCCACCGCCGAAGCCTACAAGCACGGCTGGCTGGGCAAGAACGTGCTCGGCAGCGGCCTCGACATCGATATCCACAACGCGCTCGGCGCGGGCGCCTACATCTGCGGCGAAGAAACCGCGCTGATGGAATCGCTGGAAGGCAAGAAGGGCCAGCCGCGCTTCAAACCGCCGTTCCCGGCCAACTTCGGCCTGTACGGCCGCCCGACCACGATCAACAACACCGAAACCTATGCGTCGGTGCCGGCGATCATCCGCAACGGCGCCGAATGGTTCCTCAATCTCGGCAAGCCGAACAATGGCGGCCCGAAGATCTTCTCGGTCTCCGGCCATGTCGCCAAGCCGGGCAATTACGAAATCCGACTCGGCACTTCGTTCGCCGATCTGCTGGAGATGGCAGGCGGCGTGCGCAATGGCCACCAGCTGAAAGCGGTGATTCCGGGCGGCTCGTCGATGCCGGTGCTGCCGGCCGAGACCATGATGGGCCTGACCATGGATTACGACGCGATCCAGAAGGCCGGTTCCGGTCTTGGCTCGGGCGCGGTGATCGTGATGGACGAAACCGCCTGCATGGTGCGCGCCTGCCAGCGCATCGCACGCTTCTATTTCAAGGAAAGCTGCGGCCAGTGCACGCCGTGCCGCGAAGGCACCGGCTGGATGTACCGCATGCTCACCCGCATCGTCGAGAAGCAGGCGACGATGGACGACCTGCACATGCTGAAAGCGGCGGCGGGCCAGATCGAAGGCCACACCATTTGCGCGTTCGGCGAAGCCGCCGCGTGGCCGGTGCAGGGTTTCCTGCGCCATTTCTGGCACGAATTCGAATACGCGATCGTGAACCGGCGTTTCCTGGTCGATGATCGGCGCGCGGGCACGGTGGTCGAACAGGCAACGGCCGAGAAGGTGACGGCATGA
- the nuoH gene encoding NADH-quinone oxidoreductase subunit NuoH: protein MNMLFDVLRDWILAMGTTGAVLWIVLKILAVAMPVIIAVAFYVVWERKLIGWMHVRHGPMYVGWGILQAFADVFKLLFKEVIQPSSANKPLFILAPMIALVPALAAWAVVPFDAKLVLSNANAGLLYLLAMTSLGVYGIILAGWASNSKYAFLGAMRAASQVVSYEIAMGFALVGVLMAAGSLNITDIVVAQSGNAGPFEWFWLPLLPLFVVYFVSGVAETNRAPFDVVEGESEIVAGHMVEYSGSQFSLFFLAEYANMILVSFLTALFFLGGWLSPFQGVPLGDVSPWVDWIWKGGWPWLLMKVFLFASLFIWFRASFPRYRYDQIMRLGWKVFIPITLVWIFATALMVFFGVFEAGQ, encoded by the coding sequence ATGAACATGCTGTTCGACGTCCTGCGCGACTGGATCCTGGCCATGGGCACCACCGGCGCGGTCCTGTGGATCGTGCTGAAGATCCTCGCGGTCGCGATGCCGGTGATCATCGCCGTCGCGTTCTACGTGGTCTGGGAGCGCAAGCTCATCGGCTGGATGCATGTCCGTCATGGGCCGATGTATGTCGGCTGGGGCATCCTCCAGGCGTTCGCGGACGTCTTCAAACTGTTGTTCAAGGAAGTGATCCAGCCCAGCAGCGCGAACAAGCCGCTGTTCATCCTCGCGCCGATGATCGCACTGGTTCCCGCATTGGCGGCCTGGGCGGTGGTGCCGTTCGACGCGAAGCTGGTGTTGTCGAATGCGAACGCCGGCCTGCTGTATCTGCTGGCGATGACCTCGCTGGGCGTGTACGGCATCATCCTCGCCGGCTGGGCCTCGAACTCGAAGTACGCGTTTCTCGGCGCGATGCGCGCTGCCTCGCAGGTCGTGTCCTACGAAATCGCGATGGGCTTCGCGCTGGTCGGCGTGCTGATGGCCGCCGGCAGTCTGAACATCACCGACATCGTGGTCGCGCAGTCCGGCAACGCCGGCCCGTTCGAGTGGTTCTGGCTGCCGCTGCTGCCGCTGTTCGTCGTCTACTTCGTGTCCGGTGTGGCCGAAACCAACCGCGCGCCGTTCGACGTGGTGGAAGGCGAGTCCGAAATCGTCGCCGGCCACATGGTCGAGTATTCGGGTTCGCAGTTCTCGCTGTTCTTCCTGGCCGAATACGCCAACATGATCCTGGTCAGCTTCCTGACCGCGCTGTTCTTCCTCGGTGGCTGGCTCAGCCCATTCCAGGGCGTTCCACTGGGCGACGTGTCGCCGTGGGTCGACTGGATCTGGAAGGGCGGTTGGCCGTGGCTGTTGATGAAGGTGTTCCTCTTCGCCAGCCTGTTCATCTGGTTCCGCGCATCGTTCCCGCGTTACCGCTACGACCAGATCATGCGTCTGGGCTGGAAGGTCTTCATCCCGATCACCCTCGTGTGGATCTTCGCGACGGCGTTGATGGTGTTCTTCGGCGTGTTCGAGGCGGGGCAGTGA
- the nuoK gene encoding NADH-quinone oxidoreductase subunit NuoK — MGPLALGHYLAFGAALFCISLAGIFLNRKNVIILLMSIELMLLSVNINFVAFSRHLGDAAGQIFVFFILTVAAAEAAIGLAILVTLFRNRRTINVAEIDTLKG, encoded by the coding sequence ATGGGACCGTTGGCCCTCGGGCACTATCTGGCGTTCGGCGCGGCGCTGTTCTGCATCAGCCTGGCCGGCATCTTCCTCAACCGGAAGAACGTCATCATCCTGTTGATGTCGATCGAGCTGATGCTGCTGAGCGTCAACATCAACTTCGTCGCGTTCTCGCGCCACCTCGGCGACGCCGCCGGTCAGATCTTCGTGTTCTTCATCCTGACCGTGGCCGCTGCGGAGGCTGCGATCGGCCTGGCCATCCTGGTCACCCTGTTCCGCAATCGGCGCACGATCAACGTCGCCGAAATCGACACCTTGAAAGGCTGA
- a CDS encoding NADH-quinone oxidoreductase subunit J, producing the protein MEFTTLAFMVFATVAVLSAGAVITVRNPVHAALCLVLTFFTVACTWILAGAEFLGVALILVYVGAVMVLFLFVVMMLDVDTAPMREGFVRYLPLGLLVAVVMLIEMLTLIGVEAKFASTFGEDPAAAAGLSNTAWLANALFTDYMLPFEVAAVILTIAVVAAVMLTLRRRVGAKHQNPGEQSRVRAQDRVRLVKMDAVRPAPVGDAVAADEVKS; encoded by the coding sequence GTGGAATTCACCACTCTCGCATTCATGGTTTTCGCCACGGTCGCCGTGCTTTCGGCGGGCGCGGTGATCACCGTGCGCAATCCGGTGCACGCCGCGCTCTGCCTCGTGCTGACCTTCTTCACCGTGGCCTGCACCTGGATCCTGGCCGGCGCCGAGTTCCTTGGCGTTGCGCTGATCCTGGTCTACGTCGGCGCGGTGATGGTGCTGTTCCTGTTCGTGGTGATGATGCTCGACGTCGATACCGCGCCGATGCGCGAAGGCTTCGTGCGCTATCTGCCGCTCGGGCTGCTGGTCGCGGTGGTGATGCTGATCGAAATGCTGACCCTGATCGGCGTGGAAGCGAAGTTCGCCTCGACATTCGGCGAGGATCCCGCCGCCGCAGCCGGCCTTTCGAACACGGCCTGGCTCGCCAATGCACTGTTCACCGATTACATGCTGCCGTTCGAGGTCGCCGCGGTCATCCTGACCATCGCGGTGGTCGCCGCCGTGATGCTGACCCTGCGTCGCCGCGTCGGCGCCAAGCATCAGAACCCGGGCGAGCAGTCGCGCGTTCGTGCGCAGGACCGGGTCCGTCTGGTCAAGATGGATGCGGTACGCCCGGCGCCGGTCGGCGACGCCGTCGCAGCCGATGAGGTGAAATCATGA
- the nuoG gene encoding NADH-quinone oxidoreductase subunit NuoG, which yields MSTETVNAPVVPVVPEGHVAIEIDGQPLFAPKGSMIIHAADKAGIPIPRFCYHEKLPIAANCRMCLVDAEMGGRPMPKPQPACATPVADGMKIFTRNEKALKAQRNVMEFLLINHPLDCPICDQGGECELQDMSLGYGRSVSRFSERKRTVADEDMGPLVATDMTRCIQCTRCVRFTADIAGTYELGGMQRGENLQIGTFDGKPLTTELSGNVIDVCPVGALTNKVFRFRARPWELIAKESLGYHDALGSNLFLHARRGDVLRSVPRDNEAVNECWLSDRDRYSHQGLGAEDRATKPLIKEGDTFREASWEEALAKAADILRANRGDALGVLVHPASSNEEGALLARLAGALGTGNLDHRIAQHDLSDGATAAQFGMSVADLETADAIVIVGSNLRHEVPLLHQRLHKAAKRGAKIHVINPVDFDFTFKAASKTIVPPSQLASSLAGFKLDNLAKAAVIVGAVAENSIHAAAIRSAAAAFASANNAALCRIPQGANALGLSRHGVLPTALDAQAMLADPRAAYVLYGIEPGLDFADQARALKALGAAKVVAFSQFACRSTRAVADVILPIGALPEIDATLTNLDGRDQRAIAGGKLPGDARPGWRVLRALGGELAAPGFEFTDLAGLRAGIRTRDVAVKVSMSPTPTGEGIELVVTQAIYRVDGVTRRAAALQAHPLNAGPRIVLHPQDAAAASLVTGAMAKVDNGVGTATLQVVLDDRVAKGAAWVESGYGPTAALGAGRVRVAAVASTGADA from the coding sequence ATGAGTACCGAAACCGTCAACGCGCCCGTCGTGCCGGTCGTCCCCGAGGGCCACGTCGCGATCGAGATCGACGGTCAGCCGCTGTTCGCGCCGAAAGGCTCGATGATCATCCACGCCGCCGACAAGGCCGGCATTCCGATTCCGCGCTTCTGCTACCACGAGAAGCTGCCGATCGCCGCGAACTGCCGCATGTGTCTGGTCGACGCCGAAATGGGCGGACGGCCGATGCCCAAGCCGCAGCCGGCCTGCGCCACGCCGGTCGCCGACGGCATGAAGATATTCACGCGCAACGAGAAAGCGCTGAAAGCGCAGCGCAACGTGATGGAATTCCTGCTGATCAACCATCCGCTCGACTGTCCGATCTGCGATCAGGGCGGCGAGTGCGAACTGCAGGACATGTCGCTGGGCTACGGCCGTTCGGTCAGCCGGTTCTCGGAGCGCAAGCGCACCGTGGCCGACGAGGACATGGGGCCGCTGGTCGCCACCGACATGACCCGCTGCATCCAGTGCACGCGCTGCGTGCGCTTCACCGCGGACATCGCCGGCACCTACGAACTCGGCGGCATGCAGCGCGGCGAGAATCTGCAGATCGGCACGTTCGACGGCAAGCCGTTGACCACCGAACTCTCCGGCAACGTCATCGACGTGTGCCCGGTCGGCGCGCTCACCAATAAAGTGTTCCGCTTCCGCGCGCGTCCGTGGGAACTGATCGCCAAGGAATCGCTCGGCTATCACGATGCGCTGGGCAGCAACCTGTTCCTGCACGCGCGTCGCGGCGACGTGCTGCGTTCGGTGCCGCGCGACAACGAAGCGGTCAACGAGTGCTGGCTGTCGGATCGCGACCGTTACTCGCATCAAGGCCTGGGCGCCGAGGATCGCGCGACGAAGCCGCTGATCAAGGAAGGCGACACCTTCCGCGAAGCAAGCTGGGAAGAGGCGCTGGCCAAAGCCGCCGACATCCTGCGGGCCAACCGTGGCGACGCGCTGGGTGTGCTCGTGCATCCGGCGAGCTCGAACGAAGAAGGCGCGCTGCTCGCCCGTCTCGCCGGAGCGCTCGGCACCGGCAATCTTGATCACCGCATCGCCCAGCACGACCTGTCCGATGGCGCGACCGCCGCGCAGTTCGGCATGTCGGTCGCCGATCTCGAAACCGCCGATGCGATCGTCATCGTCGGCTCGAATCTGCGCCATGAAGTGCCGTTGCTGCATCAGCGCCTGCACAAGGCGGCGAAGCGCGGCGCGAAGATCCACGTCATCAATCCGGTCGATTTCGATTTCACCTTCAAGGCGGCTTCGAAGACCATCGTGCCGCCGTCGCAGTTGGCGTCGTCCTTGGCCGGCTTCAAGCTGGACAACCTCGCGAAAGCCGCGGTGATCGTCGGTGCCGTGGCCGAAAATTCCATCCACGCCGCTGCGATCCGCAGCGCAGCGGCTGCGTTCGCTTCCGCGAACAATGCCGCGCTGTGCCGCATTCCGCAGGGCGCCAACGCGCTGGGTCTTTCGCGCCACGGTGTGCTGCCGACCGCGCTCGATGCGCAGGCGATGCTCGCCGATCCGCGTGCCGCGTACGTGCTGTACGGCATCGAACCCGGCCTCGACTTCGCCGACCAGGCGCGCGCGCTCAAAGCGCTGGGTGCGGCCAAGGTCGTGGCGTTCAGCCAGTTCGCCTGCCGTTCGACGCGTGCGGTCGCCGACGTGATCCTGCCGATCGGCGCGCTGCCGGAAATCGACGCCACGCTGACCAATCTCGATGGTCGAGACCAGCGCGCGATCGCCGGCGGCAAGTTGCCGGGCGATGCGCGCCCGGGCTGGCGCGTGCTGCGTGCGCTTGGCGGCGAACTCGCTGCCCCCGGCTTCGAATTCACCGATCTCGCCGGCCTGCGTGCAGGCATCAGGACGCGCGATGTCGCGGTCAAGGTCTCGATGTCACCGACGCCGACCGGCGAGGGCATCGAACTCGTTGTCACACAGGCGATCTATCGCGTCGATGGCGTGACCCGTCGCGCCGCCGCGCTGCAAGCGCATCCGCTCAATGCCGGTCCGCGCATCGTGCTGCATCCGCAGGATGCCGCTGCGGCTTCGCTCGTGACGGGTGCGATGGCCAAGGTCGACAATGGTGTCGGCACTGCAACGCTGCAGGTCGTCCTCGACGATCGCGTCGCCAAGGGGGCCGCCTGGGTCGAATCCGGTTACGGCCCGACCGCAGCGCTGGGTGCGGGACGCGTTCGCGTCGCGGCGGTCGCATCGACGGGAGCCGACGCATGA
- the nuoI gene encoding NADH-quinone oxidoreductase subunit NuoI, which translates to MNKAMSYLKSLLLLELFQGMWLTLKYLFRPKYTLMYPMEKTPQSPRFRGLHALRRYPNGEERCIACKLCEAVCPALAITIDSEQRADGTRRTTRYDIDLFKCIFCGFCEESCPVDSIVETHLHEYHFEKRGENIVTKTQLLAIGDRLEKEIAERRAADASYR; encoded by the coding sequence ATGAACAAGGCGATGTCCTATCTCAAGAGCCTGCTGCTGCTGGAACTGTTCCAGGGCATGTGGCTGACGCTGAAGTACCTGTTCCGTCCCAAGTACACGCTGATGTACCCGATGGAAAAGACCCCGCAGTCGCCGCGCTTCCGCGGCCTGCACGCCCTGCGCCGCTATCCGAACGGCGAAGAGCGCTGCATCGCCTGCAAGCTGTGCGAAGCGGTCTGCCCGGCGCTGGCGATCACCATCGATTCGGAGCAGCGCGCCGACGGCACCCGCCGCACCACGCGCTACGACATCGATCTGTTCAAGTGCATCTTCTGCGGATTCTGCGAGGAATCCTGCCCGGTCGATTCGATCGTGGAAACCCATCTCCACGAGTACCACTTCGAAAAGCGCGGCGAGAATATCGTGACCAAAACGCAGCTGTTGGCGATCGGCGACCGTCTCGAAAAAGAGATCGCCGAACGTCGCGCCGCCGACGCCAGCTACCGCTGA